A genomic region of Miscanthus floridulus cultivar M001 chromosome 3, ASM1932011v1, whole genome shotgun sequence contains the following coding sequences:
- the LOC136543083 gene encoding uncharacterized protein, which produces MVDPIVSMKWLTKVLMDRGSGLNIMYVETLDAMGIDRSCIWPTKVPFHGIMLGKQAIPIGQIDLPVTFGNPSNYRTETLTFEVVGFPLVYHAILGRPCYTKFMAIPNYTYLKLKMSGLRRVIIVGTSFQRAHECEVEIYELASVTLTSKELTTIRKDIAEGAPNVK; this is translated from the coding sequence atggttgaccctaTCGTCagcatgaagtggctcaccaaggtactaatggacaggggcagtggcctcaacatcatgtatgtagagacacttgatgccatgggcatcgaccgatcatgCATCTGGCCAACCaaggtgcctttccatggcatcatgctggGAAAGCAGGCCATACCgatcgggcagatcgacctgcctgtcACCTTCGGGaatccatccaactataggacagagaccctcaccttcgaggtagttggGTTCCCCCTGGTCTATCACGCCATTTTAGGGCGACCGtgttacacgaagttcatggccatccccaactacacctacctcaagctcaagatgtcgggcctACGCAGGGTcatcattgttggcacttctttcCAGAGGGCCCACGAGTGCGAGGTTGAGATCTATGAGCTCGCTTCGGTGACCCTCACTTCTAAGGAGCTCACAACCATTAGGAAGGACATCGCTGAAGGAGCGCCCAACGTGAAGTGA
- the LOC136543084 gene encoding receptor-like protein kinase 5, with translation MLLALRLCSLVCRVAEAQSQSVDDAQLLLRVKSVWGDPPVLRTWNASSPGTPCTWKFVRCDKAGRVTNLTLASASRGGSIYLAGPFPEAAIGGLTALTYLDVSNNSISGAFPTTLYRCVSLRYLDLFQNNFTDTIPVSLGAQTRLRTLGLAENTFLAGELPASFKNLTNLVSLWALQCNLVGDFPSHVLEMKQLEVLKVSNNMLNGSIPVAVWRLSKLQGLYLNGNNFTGDMVFNDFSAMSLMYIDLSENYKLTGAIPEVFGTLKNLTLLFLSSNNFSGEIPVSIGQLPSLLVLMLANNRFTGTLPPDLGKHSGLHYVEADYNKLTGTIPEGLCARGQFRYLTANGNQLNGSIPAGLANCPIVRYVALDDNNLSGDVPEDLWMAPQLYYLSLQSNQLTGSLPAMMSSNLVTLRLGNNQFSGS, from the exons ATGCTGCTCGCGCTGCGTCTCTGCAGCCTTGTGTGCCGCGTGGCCGAGGCGCAGTCCCAGTCGGTGGACGACGCGCAGCTGCTGCTCCGGGTCAAGAGCGTGTGGGGCGACCCGCCCGTGCTCCGGACATGGAACGCCTCATCCCCGGGCACGCCCTGCACCTGGAAATTCGTCAGGTGCGACAAGGCCGGGCGCGTCACCAACCTCACGCTCGCCAGCGCCAGCAGGGGCGGATCCATATA CCTGGCAGGTCCCTTCCCTGAGGCCGCCATCGGGGGCCTCACGGCCCTGACCTACCTCGATGTCTCCAACAACAGCATCTCCGGCGCGTTTCCGACCACGCTCTACCGCTGCGTTTCGCTCCGGTACCTCGACCTGTTCCAGAACAACTTCACCGATACCATCCCGGTGAGTCTCGGCGCGCAGACGAGGCTTCGGACCCTGGGGCTGGCCGAGAACACGTTCCTTGCGGGCGAGCTGCCGGCGTCGTTCAAGAACCTCACCAACCTAGTCAGCCTCTGGGCATTGCAGTGCAACCTCGTCGGCGACTTCCCGAGCCATGTGCTTGAGATGAAGCAGCTGGAGGTACTGAAAGTATCCAATAACATGTTGAACGGAAGCATACCTGTGGCAGTTTGGAGGCTCAGCAAGTTGCAAGGACTGTATCTGAACGGGAACAACTTCACCGGCGACATGGTGTTTAATGACTTCTCCGCGATGAGCTTAATGTATATCGACCTTTCGGAGAATTATAAGCTTACTGGAGCCATCCCGGAAGTCTTTGGGACCTTGAAGAACCTCACACTGCTGTTCCTCTCCAGCAACAACTTCTCTGGTGAGATACCAGTGAGCATCGGCCAGTTGCCGTCACTGTTAGTATTGATGCTTGCCAATAACAGGTTTACTGGCACACTCCCTCCGGACCTCGGAAAGCACTCGGGCTTGCATTATGTCGAGGCTGATTACAACAAGCTCACCGGCACCATCCCGGAAGGTCTGTGCGCCAGAGGCCAGTTCAGGTACCTCACTGCCAATGGCAACCAGTTGAACGGCTCTATCCCGGCAGGCCTCGCAAACTGCCCAATTGTGCGATACGTGGCTCTAGATGATAACAATCTCTCCGGAGATGTTCCAGAAGATTTGTGGATGGCACCGCAGCTTTATTACTTGTCACTACAGAGTAACCAGCTCACCGGGAGTCTTCCAGCCATGATGTCTAGCAACCTTGTGACATTGCGCTTAGGCAACAATCAATTCAGTGGCAGCTAG
- the LOC136543085 gene encoding disease resistance protein RGA5-like produces the protein MFTPLVDSEVRNKMIAEAHLVFSMPFSYLEVPGVRVPRGIGNLKVLQILEVVDLKGTSTKAIEELGELSQLRKLRVTTFGAAKGKCTAFCKALVKLVSLRSVHVDSNFNFDGWGTRLGSPLSPPPLLRCLKLIGELQVTPAWFGSLTQLVKIYLRHSNLKDLQILGALPQLMLLQLIDYAYTGEKLTFRTGAFPSLRKLVSQEYEYILIMHIPLRVKFCFVDPFVAYCFGSFRNYFQIPNFTWDPFPLTLRRS, from the exons ATGTTCACACCCCTAGTTGATTCTGAAGTCCGCAATAAAATGATTGCTGAGGCACACTTGGTCTTCTCTATGCCTTTCTCTTATCTAGAAGTACCAGGTGTGCGGGTGCCAAGAGGAATCGGCAACCTAAAAGTGCTGCAGATCCTAGAGGTTGTGGATCTCAAGGGCACTAGTACGAAAGCAATTGAAGAGTTGGGTGAACTAAGTCAGCTAAGAAAATTAAGGGTGACGACATTTGGGGCAGCAAAGGGAAAATGCACGGCCTTTTGCAAAGCCCTTGTGAAGCTTGTCTCTCTCCGCTCTGTCCACGTGGATAGTAATTTTAATTTTGATGGTTGGGGAACACGGCTAGGTTCTCCTCTCTCCCCTCCCCCGCTGCTAAGGTGCCTAAAGTTGATTGGAGAGCTGCAGGTGACACCCGCTTGGTTTGGGAGTCTTACACAGTTGGTGAAGATTTACTTACGACACAGCAACCTAAAGGACCTGCAGATACTTGGGGCACTGCCCCAGCTTATGCTCCTTCAGCTAATTGATTATGCATATACTGGGGAGAAACTAACATTCAGAACTGGAGCATTCCCAAGTCTCAGGAAACTTGTTTCTCAAGAATATGAATATATATTGATTATGcatattcccttgagagttaagttttgttttgtagacccatttgtagcctactgttttggctcctttaggaattattttcaaatcccaaacttta catgggaccctttccctttgactttgaggagaagttag